The window GTCTTCAATATGCCCCAAAAGGTTCTTGGATGAGCCCAAGATCAATTTGCACTTTTCTTCGAGCTCCTTATCCTGTTTTTCCTCTTTAAGTGAAGAGGCTACCGCCATGATCAGGTTCAAGGGAGTTCGCAATTCATGGCTGATATTGGATAAAAAGGACGATTTGATTTGGTTCATGTCCTCAGCTCGTTGCAGTGCCAATAGTTGGTTTTGCTCGTTTTGCATCCTGAGGTCCCTGATTCTATTGATCATGGAAATGGACAGAAATGCGATTTCCAATCCAATCCCAAATTTGGCTCCATTACTAGTAAGGAATGAATTTTCGATGGCATTGAAATTGTTCAGGATAAAAACGATAAACCCGATAAGCAGGAAGGAAATACCTATGATGAAATAAGGATCAATTTTTACTTTTTTGATTTTCAACACTACTATTGAGACAATCATGTGGGCCAAAACCAAGATGCCCAATCCATTGGCCAATGGATAACAGTACTCAAATGAGGGGGCAACGGCCAAAAGTATGAGCCCAACAATCAATGAAAAGGCCAATATGTTGTTGGCGATGTGCAATGCAGGGCTGTTCTTTTTCAAATCGAGGTAGGCCCCACCGTACTTCCCAAAAAAGAAGAGTGAAACAAAAGCGGTGAACAGTACGGCCCTATCGGACAGCCATCCACCTTGTGGGGTAAAATATTGATGAAAAAAACCATCCAATGAAAATTGCATCAATGCGATAAAAAGCACATAGAGTGGATAATACAAAAACGCCTTGTCCTTAAGTGCAAAAAAGAAAAATAGATAAATGACACAGGCGAGAATCAAAATCCCATAAAAGAAACCGTAGAACACCTGTTCTTTATAAGTGAGTTCAAAAAAGCTGCTGTCTTGGTAGAGTTTTACGGGAAGCATGACCACTTCACCATCACTTTTTAGGTGTAAAAAAGCCTGTAACTTTTCATTGGGCTTTAGCCTTATGTCAAAAATGGATTTCCTATGCTGGACACTTTTTTTGGCAAACGGGATTTGATCACCGCTGCTTTGCTTCTTCACACTTCCATTTTCATCCACCAAAAAAAGTTCAACAACATCTGTAATAGGTCTGGCAGTTTCCAAGTAATAGTTGCCAAACTCCTCGGTTGGGTTGTCCAAGGTGAACTGTAACCAGTAATGCTCATTGGAAAACCCGAGGTTTTCTTTTACATTGGATAATGGGATAAATTCACTGTTGCCAAGTTTCCTGACCTCCTCAAAACTATAGGCATTTTGCCCAGCCATAAAAATGGAGGTGTGTGAACGAAGGGAAATGACATCGGAATCCCTATTTTCTGGATGCAGTTGTGCATTGCAGACGAAGGACCATAATAAAAACAGGACCGAAATACCAGCATAGGATGTCGGGGGAGTTATGCGGCGCATGAAGTAGGCTTTTTAAGTCCGCCATTGGGATAGCGAACATATTTCGTTATTTGAACGCTGCCA is drawn from Flagellimonas sp. MMG031 and contains these coding sequences:
- a CDS encoding 7TM diverse intracellular signaling domain-containing protein, whose amino-acid sequence is MRRITPPTSYAGISVLFLLWSFVCNAQLHPENRDSDVISLRSHTSIFMAGQNAYSFEEVRKLGNSEFIPLSNVKENLGFSNEHYWLQFTLDNPTEEFGNYYLETARPITDVVELFLVDENGSVKKQSSGDQIPFAKKSVQHRKSIFDIRLKPNEKLQAFLHLKSDGEVVMLPVKLYQDSSFFELTYKEQVFYGFFYGILILACVIYLFFFFALKDKAFLYYPLYVLFIALMQFSLDGFFHQYFTPQGGWLSDRAVLFTAFVSLFFFGKYGGAYLDLKKNSPALHIANNILAFSLIVGLILLAVAPSFEYCYPLANGLGILVLAHMIVSIVVLKIKKVKIDPYFIIGISFLLIGFIVFILNNFNAIENSFLTSNGAKFGIGLEIAFLSISMINRIRDLRMQNEQNQLLALQRAEDMNQIKSSFLSNISHELRTPLNLIMAVASSLKEEKQDKELEEKCKLILGSSKNLLGHIEDILDFTVIEKGDQELKEVPFELRASLQKIIDQQQKKALAKGLEFKSSVDKGLPSRIVGDKAKLTQILNHLLDNAIKFTNVGGVEIAIDCNKKGNQTSLQFTIKDTGIGISKEKMSTVFESFTKKSFMDKREFSGLGLGLYIVKTYVDLQEGTVEFASNEPKGTICKLNLNFEIEEDEEILDIVPNTSIRPEEPKACSVLLVEDNKMNQTVVKLLFKKSWPKAKLYIANHGKEALELLTKESFDFILMDLQMPEMDGFETTLIIRSGKAACEPEIPIIVLTADNTAKTRKKIFELGANDLLTKPVNGPRLLAKMQKSILPDTDIDKVA